A section of the Burkholderia mallei ATCC 23344 genome encodes:
- the crcB gene encoding fluoride efflux transporter CrcB produces MFYSIVAIFVGAGFGALLRWFLSIGLNALLPEVPLGTLASNLIGGYLIGIAVVAFATRAGLPPEWRLFVITGFMGGLTTFSTYSVEVMTHAVQGEFGWALAVAALHLIGSFTLTGLGMWTARAWLAPA; encoded by the coding sequence TTGTTCTATTCGATCGTCGCGATTTTCGTCGGCGCCGGGTTCGGCGCGTTGCTGCGCTGGTTCCTGAGCATCGGCCTCAATGCGCTCCTGCCCGAAGTGCCGCTCGGCACGCTCGCGTCGAACCTGATCGGCGGCTATCTGATCGGCATCGCGGTCGTCGCGTTCGCCACGCGCGCGGGGCTGCCGCCCGAATGGCGGCTTTTCGTGATCACGGGCTTCATGGGCGGGCTCACGACGTTCTCGACGTACTCGGTCGAAGTGATGACGCACGCGGTGCAGGGCGAGTTCGGCTGGGCGCTCGCCGTGGCTGCCCTACACTTGATAGGTTCGTTCACGTTGACGGGGCTCGGCATGTGGACCGCGCGGGCGTGGCTCGCGCCGGCCTGA
- a CDS encoding S53 family peptidase, whose product MKNNSSLSILIVAACIQAFAATASLAQGPAHPPSYVEGTRVPKGFARPPFHTNPARFSATTVSGLAPATVRHAYGFDSIANQGDGMVVAIVDAYDDPKIESDLGVFSKNFSLPPCTTSNGCFKKLYASGSKPSPNAGWALEMSLDVEWVHAIAPKAKIVLVEAASNSFNDLMTAVDVAVGAGASVVSMSFGGSEFSSETSFDSHFGAPSNVTFVASSGDSGNGTEYPAASPYVVAVGGTTLSADASGNYVGETAWSGSGGGVSAYELEPVGQTLWPIPYAGQRGVPDVAYDANPNSGFAVYDSVTYQGQSGWFVVGGTSAGAPQWAALFAIANSMRTAAGKAKLAGAYNQLYTVGKTAYGSDYHDVTSGTNGSCGMICTASGGYDYVTGLGSPQALNLVQALVAQP is encoded by the coding sequence ATGAAAAACAACTCCTCGCTGTCCATCCTGATAGTGGCCGCCTGCATTCAGGCATTCGCGGCGACGGCCTCGCTCGCGCAGGGCCCCGCGCATCCGCCGTCGTACGTCGAAGGCACCCGCGTGCCGAAAGGCTTCGCGCGCCCGCCGTTCCACACGAATCCCGCACGCTTCTCGGCCACCACCGTCTCGGGCCTCGCGCCCGCCACCGTGCGGCACGCGTACGGCTTCGACTCGATCGCGAACCAGGGCGACGGCATGGTCGTCGCGATCGTCGACGCATACGACGACCCGAAGATCGAATCCGATCTCGGCGTGTTCAGCAAGAATTTCTCGCTGCCGCCCTGCACGACGTCGAACGGCTGCTTCAAGAAGCTCTACGCGAGCGGCAGCAAGCCGAGCCCCAACGCCGGCTGGGCGCTCGAGATGTCGCTCGATGTCGAATGGGTGCATGCGATCGCGCCGAAGGCGAAGATCGTGCTCGTCGAGGCGGCGTCGAACAGCTTCAACGATCTGATGACCGCGGTCGATGTCGCCGTCGGGGCCGGCGCGTCCGTCGTGTCGATGAGCTTCGGCGGCAGCGAATTCAGTTCCGAGACGAGTTTCGACAGCCACTTCGGCGCACCGTCGAACGTCACGTTCGTCGCATCGTCCGGCGACAGCGGCAACGGCACCGAGTATCCGGCGGCGTCGCCGTACGTCGTCGCCGTCGGCGGCACGACGCTGTCGGCCGACGCGTCCGGCAACTACGTCGGCGAAACCGCATGGAGCGGCAGCGGCGGCGGCGTCAGCGCGTACGAACTGGAGCCGGTGGGCCAGACGCTCTGGCCGATTCCGTACGCCGGCCAACGCGGCGTGCCCGACGTCGCGTACGACGCGAATCCGAATTCCGGCTTCGCGGTGTACGATTCCGTCACCTATCAAGGGCAATCGGGCTGGTTCGTCGTCGGCGGCACGAGCGCGGGCGCGCCGCAATGGGCGGCGCTCTTCGCGATCGCGAACTCGATGCGCACCGCGGCCGGCAAGGCGAAGCTCGCCGGCGCGTACAACCAGCTCTATACGGTCGGCAAGACCGCGTACGGCAGCGACTATCACGACGTCACGTCGGGCACCAACGGCAGTTGCGGGATGATCTGCACCGCGAGCGGCGGCTACGATTACGTGACGGGCCTGGGCTCGCCGCAGGCGCTCAACCTGGTTCAGGCGCTCGTCGCGCAACCCTGA
- a CDS encoding class I SAM-dependent methyltransferase, which produces MTQNIYDDPDFFEGYGQLPRSRDGLDGAPEWPSLRAMLPNVAGRRVVDLGCGYGWFCRWAAEQGAARVLGIDVSARMLDRAREMTTSPAVRYERADLERLSLPSASFELAYSSLAFHYVEHLPALFGAIGRALVPDGRLVFSIEHPIYMASRRPQWRIDENGHRFWPVDGYRIEGRRTTDWFAAGVVKYHRTLGTLLNQLIAAGFRIDHLDEWGPSDEQVAARPALAQERERPMFALVGARR; this is translated from the coding sequence ATGACCCAAAACATTTACGACGATCCCGACTTCTTCGAAGGTTACGGCCAGTTGCCGCGCTCGCGCGACGGTCTCGACGGCGCGCCCGAATGGCCGTCGCTGCGTGCGATGCTGCCGAACGTCGCGGGCCGCCGCGTCGTCGATCTCGGCTGCGGCTACGGCTGGTTCTGCCGCTGGGCGGCGGAGCAGGGCGCGGCGCGCGTGCTCGGTATCGACGTGTCGGCACGCATGCTCGACAGGGCGCGCGAGATGACGACATCGCCGGCCGTCCGATACGAGCGCGCGGACCTCGAGCGCCTGTCGCTGCCTAGCGCGAGCTTCGAGCTCGCGTACAGCTCGCTCGCGTTTCACTATGTCGAGCACCTGCCCGCGCTGTTCGGCGCGATCGGCCGTGCGCTCGTGCCGGACGGCCGCCTGGTGTTCTCGATCGAGCATCCGATCTACATGGCGTCGCGCCGGCCGCAATGGCGCATCGACGAGAACGGACACAGGTTCTGGCCCGTCGACGGCTACCGGATCGAAGGCCGCCGCACGACCGACTGGTTTGCCGCGGGTGTCGTCAAGTATCACCGCACGCTCGGCACGCTGTTGAATCAGTTGATCGCTGCGGGTTTCCGGATCGACCATCTCGACGAGTGGGGGCCGTCGGACGAGCAGGTCGCCGCGCGGCCGGCGCTCGCGCAGGAGCGGGAGCGCCCGATGTTCGCGCTCGTCGGTGCGCGGCGTTGA
- a CDS encoding SIR2 family NAD-dependent protein deacylase has translation MAEECRARRVDAESFARDIWLGVHRQLKASPPIRAGMDFIVERVQSAPALQRAGRRRVDRAPGAPVDARRPLGRASPVARRPPLAARDSSFVVSRSKRFRPCAARAYDRSHFERNPERKSRAMSDSRRPPSNPSPAMRDGASPVDAERIDAAVRALSRADALLVTAGAGIGIDSGLPDFRGAEGLWRAYPGLGHVGYAFHEIASPRAFRERPRLAWGFYGHRLAMYRATVPHEGFGILRRWIGAMRHGGFVFTSNVDGQFQKAGFDPERIVEVHGSIHAMQCMSPCSAHTWDAESFAPVVDEPACSLVGALPRCPRCGGLARPNILMFDDADWLGARYDAQHEALRAWLARAGRVAVVEVGAGTAVPTVRAFSERTGDDVIRINVREAHARRAVVIGLPGGALETLRALDAAWRRD, from the coding sequence GTGGCTGAAGAATGTCGAGCTCGACGTGTCGATGCCGAATCGTTCGCGCGTGACATCTGGCTCGGCGTGCACCGGCAATTGAAGGCGTCGCCGCCGATTCGCGCGGGGATGGATTTCATCGTCGAACGGGTGCAGAGCGCGCCCGCGTTGCAACGGGCGGGGCGGCGGCGCGTTGATCGCGCGCCGGGCGCGCCGGTGGATGCGCGCAGACCGTTGGGACGTGCGTCGCCCGTCGCCCGTCGCCCGCCGCTCGCCGCTCGCGATTCGTCGTTCGTCGTTTCACGTTCGAAGCGCTTCCGGCCGTGCGCCGCGCGAGCGTATGATCGTTCCCACTTCGAACGCAATCCGGAACGAAAAAGCCGCGCCATGTCCGACTCACGCCGCCCGCCTTCGAACCCGTCGCCCGCGATGCGCGATGGCGCGTCGCCCGTCGACGCCGAGCGCATCGACGCCGCCGTTCGCGCGCTGTCGCGCGCCGATGCGCTGCTCGTCACGGCGGGCGCGGGCATCGGCATCGATTCCGGATTGCCGGATTTTCGCGGCGCCGAAGGGTTGTGGCGCGCGTACCCGGGGCTCGGCCATGTCGGCTATGCATTCCACGAGATCGCTTCGCCGCGCGCGTTTCGCGAGCGTCCGCGCCTCGCGTGGGGCTTTTACGGTCATCGGCTCGCGATGTACCGTGCAACCGTGCCGCACGAAGGGTTCGGCATCCTGCGGCGCTGGATCGGCGCGATGCGCCACGGCGGCTTCGTGTTCACGAGCAATGTCGACGGTCAGTTTCAGAAGGCGGGCTTCGATCCCGAGCGAATCGTCGAGGTTCACGGCTCGATTCACGCGATGCAGTGCATGAGTCCTTGCTCGGCGCACACGTGGGATGCGGAATCGTTCGCGCCCGTCGTCGACGAGCCGGCGTGCAGCCTCGTCGGCGCGCTCCCCCGCTGTCCGCGGTGCGGCGGCCTCGCACGGCCGAACATCCTGATGTTCGACGATGCGGACTGGCTCGGCGCGCGTTACGACGCACAGCACGAAGCGCTGCGCGCTTGGCTCGCGCGCGCGGGGCGCGTGGCGGTGGTCGAAGTGGGCGCCGGCACCGCAGTGCCGACGGTGCGTGCCTTCAGCGAACGCACCGGTGACGACGTGATTCGAATCAACGTCCGCGAAGCGCATGCGCGGCGCGCCGTTGTGATCGGCCTGCCCGGCGGCGCGCTCGAGACATTGCGCGCGCTCGATGCCGCGTGGCGGCGGGATTGA
- the trmB gene encoding tRNA (guanosine(46)-N7)-methyltransferase TrmB produces the protein MIHDDDPNAPGAPHDDATAAPASATRAAPAAGDDDDANPLHLRRIRSFVTRAGRVSTGQRRAIDELGPRFVIPYGSAQPDWDAIFGRRAPRVLEIGFGMGASTAEIAALRPGDDFIGVEVHEPGVGALLKLIGEQQLSNIRIIQHDAVEVLAQMIAPDSLDGVHIFFPDPWHKARHHKRRLIQPPFVAQLAAHLKPGAYLHCATDWQNYAEQMLEVLSADPSLENTAQNYAPRPGYRPVTKFERRGLRLGHGVWDLVFRKKHAG, from the coding sequence ATGATCCACGACGACGACCCGAACGCCCCCGGCGCGCCGCACGACGACGCCACCGCCGCCCCCGCCTCGGCAACCCGCGCCGCGCCGGCCGCCGGTGACGACGACGACGCGAACCCGCTCCATCTGCGCCGCATCCGCAGCTTCGTCACGCGCGCCGGCCGCGTATCCACCGGCCAGCGCCGCGCGATCGACGAGCTCGGCCCGCGCTTCGTCATTCCGTACGGCAGCGCGCAGCCGGACTGGGACGCCATCTTCGGCCGCCGCGCGCCGCGCGTGCTGGAAATCGGCTTCGGGATGGGCGCGTCGACGGCGGAAATCGCCGCGCTGCGCCCCGGCGACGACTTCATCGGCGTCGAGGTGCACGAGCCGGGCGTCGGCGCGCTGCTGAAGCTGATCGGCGAGCAGCAACTGTCGAACATCCGGATCATTCAGCACGACGCGGTCGAGGTGCTCGCGCAGATGATCGCGCCCGACAGCCTCGACGGCGTGCACATCTTCTTCCCGGACCCGTGGCACAAGGCGCGCCATCACAAGCGCCGGCTGATCCAGCCGCCGTTCGTCGCGCAGCTCGCGGCGCATCTCAAACCCGGCGCATACCTGCATTGCGCAACCGACTGGCAGAACTACGCGGAACAGATGCTCGAGGTGCTGAGCGCCGACCCGTCGCTCGAAAACACCGCGCAAAACTATGCGCCCCGCCCCGGCTATCGTCCGGTGACGAAGTTCGAGCGCCGCGGCCTGCGGCTCGGGCACGGCGTATGGGATCTCGTGTTCAGAAAGAAGCACGCCGGCTGA
- a CDS encoding undecaprenyl-diphosphate phosphatase, translating into MDWILICKALALGIVEGLTEFLPVSSTGHLIVAGSFLRFHPEQAKTFDVVIQFGAILAVCWEYRRRIIDVVTGLPAQREARRFTMNVVIATVPAVALALLFEKTIKSVLFAPVPVAVALVVGGAAILWVEGRQRERSEPARVQSIDALTPFDALKVGLAQCCALIPGMSRSGSTIIGGMLFGLERRVATEFSFFLAIPVIFGATLYETAKDWRAFNVDSVGLFAIGLVAAFVSAFACVRWLLRYVASHDFTAFAWYRIAFGLFVLLVGYSGWIEWT; encoded by the coding sequence ATGGACTGGATACTGATTTGCAAAGCGCTGGCGCTCGGCATCGTCGAGGGGCTGACTGAATTCCTGCCGGTGTCGAGCACTGGTCACCTGATCGTCGCGGGCAGCTTCCTGCGCTTTCATCCCGAGCAGGCGAAGACGTTCGATGTCGTGATCCAGTTCGGCGCGATTCTCGCGGTGTGCTGGGAATACCGCCGCAGGATCATCGACGTCGTGACCGGCCTGCCCGCGCAGCGCGAAGCCAGACGGTTCACGATGAACGTCGTGATCGCGACGGTCCCGGCGGTCGCGCTTGCGCTGCTGTTCGAGAAAACGATCAAATCGGTGCTGTTCGCGCCGGTGCCGGTGGCCGTCGCGCTCGTCGTCGGCGGCGCGGCGATCCTGTGGGTGGAAGGGCGGCAGCGCGAGCGGAGCGAGCCGGCGCGCGTGCAGTCGATCGACGCGCTGACGCCGTTCGATGCGCTGAAGGTGGGCCTCGCGCAGTGCTGCGCGCTGATTCCGGGCATGTCGCGCTCCGGCTCGACGATCATCGGCGGGATGCTGTTCGGCCTCGAGCGGCGGGTTGCGACCGAATTCTCGTTCTTTCTCGCGATTCCGGTGATCTTCGGCGCGACGCTGTACGAAACCGCGAAGGACTGGCGCGCGTTCAATGTCGACTCGGTCGGGCTGTTCGCGATCGGGCTCGTCGCCGCGTTCGTCAGCGCGTTCGCGTGCGTGCGCTGGCTGCTGCGCTATGTGGCGTCGCACGATTTCACCGCGTTCGCGTGGTACCGGATCGCGTTCGGGCTGTTCGTGCTGCTCGTCGGGTATAGCGGCTGGATCGAGTGGACCTGA
- a CDS encoding DUF1439 domain-containing protein, which yields MTDTSAPDRRRFLIAACAAAGMTVSLAACASTFPFIPDHYTFSQGDVQRAVARKFPYQKTVAQVIDVALANPVVGLLPDQNRVAVRLDARFESPFLRAPVNGKFTVSGQLAYDAPSRSVVLKAPAVDSVNVDGDAQLYTQQISAAAGLLATQLLTNYPIYTFKPEQLQFAGVNYEPGTITILTNGIRVAIVEK from the coding sequence ATGACCGATACGAGCGCGCCCGACCGGCGCCGCTTCCTGATCGCCGCGTGCGCGGCCGCGGGCATGACCGTGTCGCTCGCCGCGTGCGCGTCGACGTTTCCGTTCATCCCCGATCACTACACGTTCTCGCAAGGCGACGTGCAGCGCGCGGTCGCCCGCAAGTTTCCGTACCAGAAGACGGTCGCGCAGGTGATCGACGTCGCGCTCGCGAATCCGGTCGTCGGGCTGCTGCCGGACCAGAACCGCGTCGCGGTGCGGCTCGACGCGCGCTTCGAGAGCCCGTTCCTGCGCGCGCCCGTCAACGGCAAGTTCACCGTGTCGGGCCAGCTCGCGTACGATGCGCCGAGCCGCTCCGTCGTGCTGAAGGCGCCTGCCGTCGACAGCGTGAACGTCGACGGCGACGCGCAGTTGTATACGCAGCAGATCAGCGCGGCCGCGGGCCTGCTCGCGACCCAGTTGCTGACCAACTACCCGATCTACACGTTCAAGCCGGAACAGTTGCAATTTGCCGGCGTGAATTACGAACCCGGTACAATCACAATTCTTACAAACGGCATACGCGTGGCGATCGTCGAGAAATGA
- a CDS encoding YkgJ family cysteine cluster protein, with protein sequence MIGEVAVSSGRALAHACREGCGACCIAPSISSPIPGMPDGKPAGVRCAQLLDGERCAIFGRPERPACCSGLRPSDEMCGASRADALAWLARLEADTRPAAPLASAGDLA encoded by the coding sequence ATGATTGGCGAAGTTGCCGTGAGTTCGGGGCGGGCGCTTGCGCATGCGTGCCGCGAGGGCTGCGGCGCGTGCTGCATCGCGCCGTCGATTTCGAGCCCGATTCCCGGCATGCCGGACGGCAAGCCGGCCGGCGTGCGCTGCGCGCAGTTGCTCGACGGCGAGCGCTGCGCGATCTTCGGCCGGCCCGAGCGCCCCGCGTGCTGCTCGGGGCTGCGGCCGAGCGACGAGATGTGCGGCGCGTCGCGCGCCGACGCGCTCGCATGGCTCGCCCGACTCGAAGCCGATACGCGGCCCGCCGCGCCGCTTGCCTCAGCAGGAGATTTAGCATGA
- the hemN gene encoding oxygen-independent coproporphyrinogen III oxidase — translation MTQPIPSEALFRPDLLAKYTANGPRYTSYPTAPQFRDDFDPADYIRAAADPGASASELSLYFHIPFCATACFYCGCNKIATRNRKRARPYLDQLKHEIALQAALFDPERTVTQLHWGGGTPTFLSNVETTELMAATREYFTLASDRTGEFSIEIDPRTASPATLVHLRTIGFNRVSLGVQDFDPNVQRAINRVQPLKMTSDLVRAARATGYHSIGIDLIYGLPHQTVSSFARTLDTIVELEPDRLSVFGYAHLPHLFKMQRQIDTAALPPPATRIALLGLAIERLTRAGYVYIGMDHFARPGDELVRAQRNGTLQRNFQGYSTRADADLIGIGASSIGKVGDVYAQNAKDLPRYGAALADQRLPIARGVKLSADDRLRRDVITHLMCNLVLPFSHVEAAYGIRFANKFARELDTLRGFERDGLLSIGADRLTIHPAGRLYVRNIAMVFDAYLSGASEHRYSKTV, via the coding sequence ATGACGCAGCCGATTCCGTCCGAGGCGCTGTTTCGCCCCGACCTGCTCGCCAAGTACACGGCGAACGGCCCTCGCTATACGTCCTACCCCACCGCCCCTCAGTTCCGCGACGACTTCGATCCCGCCGATTACATCCGCGCGGCGGCCGATCCCGGCGCGTCGGCGAGCGAACTGTCGCTCTATTTCCACATTCCGTTCTGCGCGACCGCCTGCTTCTATTGCGGCTGCAACAAAATCGCGACGCGCAACCGCAAGCGCGCGCGCCCGTATCTCGACCAGTTGAAGCACGAGATCGCGCTGCAGGCCGCGCTCTTCGATCCGGAGCGGACCGTCACGCAGCTCCACTGGGGCGGCGGCACGCCGACTTTCCTGTCGAACGTCGAGACGACCGAGCTGATGGCGGCCACGCGCGAGTACTTCACGCTCGCGTCGGATCGCACCGGAGAATTCTCGATCGAAATCGATCCGCGCACGGCGTCGCCCGCGACGCTCGTCCATCTGCGCACGATCGGCTTCAATCGCGTAAGCCTCGGCGTGCAGGACTTCGACCCCAACGTGCAACGCGCGATCAATCGCGTGCAGCCGCTCAAGATGACGTCCGACCTCGTGCGCGCCGCGCGCGCGACCGGCTATCACTCGATCGGCATCGATCTCATCTACGGGCTGCCGCACCAGACGGTATCGAGCTTCGCGCGCACGCTCGACACGATCGTCGAGCTCGAGCCCGACCGGCTCTCCGTGTTCGGCTACGCGCACCTGCCGCACCTGTTCAAGATGCAGCGGCAGATCGACACCGCCGCGCTGCCGCCGCCCGCGACGCGCATCGCGCTGCTCGGCCTTGCGATCGAGCGGCTCACGCGCGCGGGCTATGTGTACATCGGCATGGACCATTTCGCGCGGCCGGGCGACGAGCTCGTCCGCGCGCAGCGCAACGGCACGCTGCAGCGCAACTTCCAGGGCTACAGCACGCGGGCGGACGCCGATCTGATCGGCATCGGCGCGTCCTCGATCGGCAAGGTCGGCGACGTCTACGCGCAGAACGCGAAGGATCTGCCGCGTTACGGCGCGGCGCTCGCCGACCAGCGTCTGCCGATCGCGCGCGGCGTGAAGCTCTCGGCCGACGACCGGCTGCGGCGCGACGTGATCACGCACCTGATGTGCAACCTCGTGCTGCCGTTCTCGCACGTCGAGGCCGCGTACGGCATCCGCTTCGCGAACAAGTTTGCGCGCGAGCTCGACACGCTGCGCGGCTTCGAGCGCGACGGCCTGCTGTCGATCGGCGCCGATCGTCTGACGATTCATCCGGCCGGGCGCCTCTACGTGCGCAACATCGCGATGGTGTTCGACGCGTACCTGTCGGGCGCGTCCGAACACCGCTATTCGAAGACGGTCTGA
- a CDS encoding protein-L-isoaspartate O-methyltransferase family protein, producing MNIEKARFNMIEQQIRPWDVLDQDVLSLLSVVKRENFVPAAYRDLAFADVELPLPSGQKMLFPRVEARILQELAVKKHENVLEIGAGGGYMAALLAARGQRVTTVEIDPDLAKFAEENLKKNGMTNAEVVLGDGSRGWPAKAPYDVICVSGGLPVVPQELLEQLKVGGRLAAFVGGRPVMKAQIITRIDDTQYRVADVFETYVDHLVNAIEPSRFKF from the coding sequence ATGAATATCGAAAAAGCACGTTTCAACATGATCGAACAGCAGATCCGGCCTTGGGATGTACTGGATCAGGACGTCTTGAGCCTGCTGTCGGTCGTCAAGCGTGAGAATTTCGTGCCGGCCGCGTATCGCGACCTGGCGTTCGCCGACGTCGAGCTGCCGCTGCCGAGCGGCCAGAAGATGCTGTTCCCGCGCGTCGAGGCCCGCATCCTGCAGGAGCTCGCGGTGAAGAAGCACGAGAACGTGCTCGAGATCGGCGCGGGCGGCGGCTACATGGCGGCCTTGCTGGCCGCGCGCGGCCAGCGCGTGACGACGGTCGAGATCGATCCGGATCTCGCGAAGTTCGCCGAAGAGAACCTGAAGAAGAACGGCATGACGAACGCCGAGGTCGTGCTCGGCGACGGCTCGCGCGGCTGGCCCGCGAAGGCGCCGTACGACGTGATCTGCGTGTCGGGCGGCCTGCCCGTCGTCCCGCAGGAACTGCTCGAGCAACTGAAGGTGGGCGGCCGCCTCGCGGCGTTCGTCGGCGGCCGGCCGGTGATGAAGGCGCAGATCATCACACGCATCGACGACACGCAATATCGCGTCGCCGACGTATTCGAGACCTACGTCGATCACCTCGTCAACGCGATCGAGCCGTCGCGCTTCAAGTTCTGA
- a CDS encoding rhodanese-like domain-containing protein has product MQILSASALAEWLRDPARPAPIVLDVREPWEIATAKIDGSVSIPMQQIPARSEELDDEAAIVCVRHHGMRSAQVAMFLESRGFTKLYNLQGGIDAWSRDVDPAVPRY; this is encoded by the coding sequence ATGCAGATCCTGAGCGCTTCCGCCCTCGCCGAATGGCTGCGCGACCCGGCGCGCCCGGCGCCCATCGTGCTCGACGTGCGCGAGCCGTGGGAGATCGCGACCGCGAAGATCGACGGCAGCGTATCGATCCCGATGCAGCAGATTCCCGCGCGCAGCGAGGAGCTCGACGACGAAGCGGCAATCGTCTGCGTGCGCCATCACGGGATGCGCAGCGCGCAGGTCGCGATGTTCCTCGAATCGCGCGGCTTCACGAAGCTCTACAACCTGCAAGGCGGGATCGACGCGTGGTCGCGCGACGTCGATCCCGCGGTGCCGCGCTACTGA
- a CDS encoding aspartate aminotransferase family protein has product MTEHVSQTPDLSAFWMPFTANRQFKEAPRLLVAAKGMYYTSHDGRRILDGTAGLWCVNAGHGRDEIVAAVQAQAEEMDFAPTFQMGHPKAFEAATKIARHTPGDLKHIFFTNSGSEAVDTALKIALAYHRARGEGQRTRFIGRERGYHGVGFGGISVGGIAPNRNAYSGALLPSVDHLPHTLNLKEAAFSKGQPAWGAQLADELERLVALHDASTIAAVIVEPVAGSTGVLIPPRGYLERLRELCDKHGILLIFDEVITGWGRLGAPFAAQFFGVTPDLLTMAKGTNNAAVPMGAVAASGAIHDAIVGGAPAGIELFHGYTYSGHPLAAAAAVATIDLYEREGLLTRAARIAPIFEREIHKLKDARHVIDVRNLGLVGGVELTPRDGKPGARAYEVFVKCFEKGAMIRYTGDILAFSPPLIVEEAQIVELFSIVAQALKETE; this is encoded by the coding sequence ATGACCGAGCACGTTTCGCAGACCCCCGATCTCTCCGCGTTCTGGATGCCGTTCACCGCGAACCGGCAGTTCAAGGAAGCGCCGCGCCTGCTCGTCGCGGCGAAGGGGATGTACTACACGTCGCACGACGGCCGGCGCATTCTCGACGGCACCGCGGGCCTCTGGTGCGTGAACGCGGGGCACGGGCGCGACGAGATCGTCGCCGCGGTGCAGGCGCAGGCCGAGGAGATGGATTTTGCGCCGACGTTCCAGATGGGGCACCCGAAGGCGTTCGAGGCCGCGACGAAGATCGCGCGCCACACGCCGGGCGACCTGAAACACATCTTCTTCACGAATTCCGGCTCGGAGGCGGTCGACACCGCGCTGAAGATCGCGCTCGCGTATCACCGCGCGCGCGGCGAAGGGCAGCGCACGCGCTTCATCGGCCGCGAGCGCGGCTATCACGGCGTCGGCTTCGGCGGCATCTCGGTGGGCGGCATCGCGCCGAACCGCAACGCGTATTCGGGCGCGCTGCTGCCGTCGGTCGACCATCTGCCGCATACGCTGAACCTGAAGGAGGCCGCGTTCTCGAAGGGGCAGCCCGCGTGGGGCGCGCAGCTGGCGGACGAACTGGAGCGGCTCGTCGCGCTGCACGACGCATCGACGATCGCCGCGGTGATCGTCGAGCCTGTCGCCGGCTCGACGGGCGTGCTGATCCCGCCGCGAGGCTATCTCGAACGCTTGCGCGAACTGTGCGACAAGCACGGCATCCTGCTGATCTTCGACGAAGTGATCACCGGCTGGGGGCGGCTCGGCGCGCCGTTCGCGGCGCAGTTCTTCGGCGTGACGCCCGATCTGCTGACGATGGCCAAAGGCACGAACAACGCGGCGGTGCCGATGGGCGCGGTGGCGGCGAGCGGCGCGATTCACGACGCGATCGTCGGCGGCGCGCCGGCCGGCATCGAGCTGTTTCACGGCTACACGTATTCGGGGCACCCGCTCGCGGCGGCGGCCGCCGTCGCGACGATCGATCTGTACGAACGCGAAGGGCTCCTCACGCGCGCCGCGCGGATCGCGCCGATCTTCGAGCGCGAGATCCACAAGCTGAAGGACGCGCGCCACGTGATCGACGTGCGCAATCTCGGCCTCGTCGGCGGCGTCGAGTTGACGCCGCGTGACGGCAAGCCGGGCGCGCGCGCCTACGAAGTCTTCGTCAAGTGCTTCGAGAAGGGCGCGATGATCCGCTACACGGGCGACATCCTCGCGTTCTCGCCGCCCCTCATCGTCGAGGAGGCGCAGATCGTCGAGCTGTTCTCGATCGTCGCGCAGGCGCTGAAGGAAACGGAGTAG